A window of bacterium genomic DNA:
CGCCTCCCCTTCTTCGCCCTCCCCGGACCCTGCCAGGATCAGCTTCGCGATCTCCTCGGGGATCTCCATCGGCAGGAAGTGGGTGCGTTCGACAAAGTGGATCTCCCGCCCGTGATGGAACTGGTGAACCAAGGCCGGCCAGGTCGGCGACGACGAAAAGTCCATCATCGTCCGCTCCTTGGGCGGCAGCTTGGCCCTCAGCACCAGGACCGGAATCTCCAGGGCACGAATGCTCTCATGCACGCCGGCGTTGGTGCGGCTGGTCATGTAGATGCTCGCCTCGATCTCCGGCGGGCAAGCGAGCTCGAAACCCTCGCCGTCTTCGGCCAGGAGCAACCCGTAGTTGCAATACGCTCGAAGCGCATCGGGATGGAACACACGGTAGGGCTCGCGGTCCCGGAATCGCTCGATCATCTCCTCGGGCGAGGCAAAGTGGCGCTTGCGCTTTGCCGTGGGGTGCGGCTCCCCGCCCAGGTCGGAAAGCCTCCAACCTCCCTCACCGTAGTGGTCCGGCGAAGCGATGACCGGATCGATGATCACCAATCGCCGGAACCGATCCGGCAACGTTGCCGCAGCATCGACGAGGGCGTGGCCACCCATCGAGTGGCCAATACCCACGACGTCCGGCAGGTCGAGGCCCTGGACGAACGCGGAAAGATCCCGACCGAAGACGTCCCAATGCTCGATAGGCGTCTTCTCGCTGCGGCCGTGGCTTCTCTGATCCACGGCGATCACATGGCAGTCGCCCAGGTGCCGAATGACTGGATCCCAGCAACGGGCATGAAAGCCGGTCGCGTGCACCATCAAGAGGGTCGGCTCGCGCCCCTTGAAGGCACGGCCCCATTCGAAGAACGCGAGTTCGATTTCGCCCACTCGCAGCCGATGTTCCGTCGGGTCTTTCGGCACTTCTCGGCTCACGGCTGGAAACCCTCGAGAAAAACTGGGGCATCCGGTTGGTGGCCCGACCTGGAAGCGGTCCGGAGCCAGAACTGCGCGCACATCACGCTCTCCTTGCTCGAGGCGACTCTGCGGGAGAAGCCTCTGGGAACGAAGTCTTCGATCTGGTGGAGGCACCAATCCACAAGGCGGTCAGTGTTGATGCCGCAGCGAGTCCCGCTCCCGCGGCAAATGCCAAACCGAACGCCTCGGGCTCGGCCACACCGCCGTAGACGATCGTGAGGGCCGCGATACCGAACGACGCGCCACCCTGCCCGGCCAGACGGTTGGCTGCGGAGGCGACACCAAGCTCGGACTCGTCCACGGATCTGGCAATGGCCGAAGTGATCGAAGGCTGGCTCAGACCGTGGCCGATGCCCTGCCCTACGAGTCCGATCCCGAACAGCAGCAGATTGGACTCCCAGGCTCCCCACGCGATGACCAGGAGAGCGCCCGTCATGAGGGCACCGCCGAACGCCGACGCACTCCGCTCCCCGAAGCGTTCGCCGAAGGAACCGCCGAAGGGCGATGCAAGCGTGAGCGATGCAGTCCGCAGCACCATCAGCAGTGAAGCCTGGGTGATCGAGAAGTCGAACGATTGGAAGAGCAGCAGCGGTGCGACGACGAACGCGCCCATGTAGGCCGCCGAGTTGAGGGCATTCGTCGCCAGCGTGGCAGAGAAGCTTCGATCGCGTAGCAGTTCCAGAGGGAGGAGCGGATCCTGCACCCGATCCTCGATGCGGACGAACGCCACGAGTCCGATCACACCAACCAGGGCAGCCGCGGGAATCCAGGGAGAGGCCAGCCCGAGTTCTCGGACGCCGCCCAGAGCGAACATCAGACCGCCCACACCGATAGCCAGGCTGAGCGCACCCAGGATGTCGAAGCGAACGCGAAGGGGCCGGGTCTCGCGCAGAACCGCGAAGGCGATGGCCAGCGCAGCGGCGCTCATGCCCGCCTGGAGCAGGAAGACGAAACGCCAACCGAGCCAGTCCACCAGAGGACCGCCCAGGATGAGACCGAGAGCCGGAGCCCCGGCACCTACCATCGACCACCAACCCATGGCACGGACCCGACCGCCCTCGGGATTCACGGCGAAGAGCAGGGCCATGGACGTGGGCTGCGTGGCCCCGCCCAGCACGGCCGCCACCGTGCGCAGCCCGATCAGGGAGAATGCGTCCCAGGCAAGCGCCGTGAGGGCGGCAACCACGGTTGCTCCGGCGAAACCCCAGAGGAACACGCGACGATGTCCGTAGAGATCTCCGAGCTTGCCGAGAAGCGGAAACGACACGGCCGAGAGCAGCATCGGTGCCGTCACGACCCAGGCGAGCGTGGTTTCCCGGCTGCCGAACTCCTCAGCGATCGGCTTCAGGGAAACTGCCAGAATGGTGAACGGGAAGGTCGTGGCGAACATTCCCGCCAGCACCGCGAAGAGCACCCAGTTCGGGTAGCGCCCCGACGCGTCGAGCCGGCCGAGCCAGGTCTCTCGCCATTCGTTCATGAGGGTTCCGCCCCGCATCGACCCGCGAACGTCCATGCCCCCCGTTTGCCGAGTACGCCCGGGCCCCGACGAATCGAGCCGAGACCAGGCCCGAAGCCGTCTACGTCGCTGCTACCCATGAA
This region includes:
- a CDS encoding alpha/beta hydrolase, coding for MSREVPKDPTEHRLRVGEIELAFFEWGRAFKGREPTLLMVHATGFHARCWDPVIRHLGDCHVIAVDQRSHGRSEKTPIEHWDVFGRDLSAFVQGLDLPDVVGIGHSMGGHALVDAAATLPDRFRRLVIIDPVIASPDHYGEGGWRLSDLGGEPHPTAKRKRHFASPEEMIERFRDREPYRVFHPDALRAYCNYGLLLAEDGEGFELACPPEIEASIYMTSRTNAGVHESIRALEIPVLVLRAKLPPKERTMMDFSSSPTWPALVHQFHHGREIHFVERTHFLPMEIPEEIAKLILAGSGEGEEGEAAGSPDR
- a CDS encoding MFS transporter — its product is MNEWRETWLGRLDASGRYPNWVLFAVLAGMFATTFPFTILAVSLKPIAEEFGSRETTLAWVVTAPMLLSAVSFPLLGKLGDLYGHRRVFLWGFAGATVVAALTALAWDAFSLIGLRTVAAVLGGATQPTSMALLFAVNPEGGRVRAMGWWSMVGAGAPALGLILGGPLVDWLGWRFVFLLQAGMSAAALAIAFAVLRETRPLRVRFDILGALSLAIGVGGLMFALGGVRELGLASPWIPAAALVGVIGLVAFVRIEDRVQDPLLPLELLRDRSFSATLATNALNSAAYMGAFVVAPLLLFQSFDFSITQASLLMVLRTASLTLASPFGGSFGERFGERSASAFGGALMTGALLVIAWGAWESNLLLFGIGLVGQGIGHGLSQPSITSAIARSVDESELGVASAANRLAGQGGASFGIAALTIVYGGVAEPEAFGLAFAAGAGLAAASTLTALWIGASTRSKTSFPEASPAESPRARRA